The following coding sequences are from one Schizosaccharomyces osmophilus chromosome 1, complete sequence window:
- the utp18 gene encoding CGI-48 family Utp18, whose amino-acid sequence MPKPSKNSSKASPYKDAFFDLGSVEKKPTKNGNVKTRQKDSEELRLEEAIFGKTDDFESHLGNMEDVADEKMDEAPELGHESQVGENDLEKIEDADLFMFDTGENLSQKEKHGKETKMEVEPEEQEVNEPPAAVWEDSDDERITVSLHDNTRLRKLRRYEGEAELNGVQYTQRLRQQFERIYAVPQWAKPNEKLADEDEEGSLSEDNVLPTSLRQIFNSSVSYVNKNSRVLLPGTIDIKRLKDANFQAPSHSGIRCISFHPFFPLLLTCGFDRTIRIYQLDGKVNPFVTSLHLRSSALQTALFHPDGKHVVAGGRRKYMYIWDLESTQVEKVSRMYGQEDLQPSMERFHMDTTGKYVALEGKNGYINLLNSITGQFVTSFKIEGTISDVTFTSDGKEMLVLSYGAEIWHFNLENRSVSKRWHIQDGVATTRFCLDGNDKYLAIGSKSGIVSVYDLKSPSDDDGFKQITSLENVTFSVNSIAFSKDSQVLAVSSRGKKDTLRLFHVPSFSAFRNWPTSSTPLGRVSSLGFGRGGELCVGNEAGRVGLWKLAHYD is encoded by the coding sequence ATGCCGAAACCTAGTAAAAATAGCTCTAAAGCTTCACCTTATAAagatgctttttttgatttgggCTCAGTAGAGAAgaaaccaacaaaaaatggaaacgTGAAAACTCGTCAAAAGGACTCGGAGGAATTGCGGCTAGAAGAAGctatttttggtaaaacggatgattttgaaagtCATTTAGGAAACATGGAAGATGTAGCCGATGAGAAAATGGACGAAGCACCTGAATTGGGCCACGAATCCCAGGTTGGTGAAAATGATCTGGAAAAAATTGAGGATGCAGATCTTTTCATGTTTGATACTGGAGAAAATTTAtcccaaaaagaaaagcatgGCAAGGAAACGAAAATGGAAGTTGAACCAGAGGAACAAGAGGTGAATGAACCACCTGCCGCAGTTTGGGAAGACAGCGACGATGAGCGTATCACAGTATCTTTACATGACAATACTAGACTGAGGAAACTTCGAAGATACGAAGGTGAAGCCGAACTTAATGGTGTACAGTATACCCAAAGGCTGAGGCAAcaatttgaaagaatttaCGCAGTTCCTCAATGGGCCAAACCCAATGAAAAGTTGGCCGATGAAGATGAGGAAGGCTCTCTTAGTGAAGATAATGTACTTCCGACATCTCTACGTCAAATATTTAACTCTTCCGTTTCTTATGTGAATAAGAATTCACGAGTCCTGTTACCTGGTACAATTGACATTAAAAGACTAAAGGATGCTAATTTCCAGGCTCCTTCTCACAGTGGCATCCGCTGCATTTCATTCCatcctttctttcctcttctATTGACTTGTGGTTTTGACCGAACCATCCGTATTTATCAATTGGATGGAAAGGTGAATCCATTTGTTACCTCTCTGCATTTGCGTTCTTCCGCTTTACAAACAGCTCTTTTCCATCCTGATGGAAAGCATGTTGTTGCTGGAGgtagaagaaaatacatGTATATCTGGGATTTGGAGTCTACCCAGGTCGAAAAAGTGAGCAGGATGTACGGACAAGAGGATTTACAACCAAGTATGGAAAGATTTCATATGGATACTACAGGAAAATATGTTGCtttagaaggaaaaaatggATATATCAATCTACTGAATTCTATTACCGGACAGTTTGTTACAAGTTTCAAGATCGAGGGAACCATTTCAGATGTCACATTTACTTCTGATGGAAAGGAAATGCTTGTTTTGAGCTATGGTGCAGAGATTTGGCACTTCAATCTGGAAAATAGGTCTGTGTCAAAGCGCTGGCACATTCAGGACGGTGTTGCTACTACtcgtttttgtttggatgGAAATGACAAGTATCTTGCAATTGGTAGTAAGAGTGGTATTGTCAGTGTATACGATTTGAAATCGCCGAGCGATGATGATGGTTTCAAACAGATTACATCGCTTGAAAATGTCACTTTTAGCGTTAATTCGATCGCCTTTTCTAAGGATAGTCAAGTTTTAGCTGTCAGCTCCAGAGGCAAGAAGGATACTCTGCGCCTGTTCCACGTCCCTAGTTTCAGTGCATTCCGAAACTGGCCTACTAGCTCTACACCTCTTGGACGAGTAAGCAGTTTAGGCTTTGGTCGTGGTGGTGAACTATGCGTGGGTAATGAAGCTGGAAGAGTTGGTTTGTGGAAACTTGCCCATTACGATTaa